The following proteins come from a genomic window of Aspergillus oryzae RIB40 DNA, chromosome 4:
- a CDS encoding WD40 repeat domain-containing protein (WD40 repeat protein) has translation MASEAIRPRGRPARKFVYILTFSMDGVADLGTNLDTPGTTVLAYTPNGRRIITGGSNSAIRIYTVGQDGEPKTVDEGIDGHMGIGATNESFIMGAEDGTVWQYEIESGRMENLLVRCALPVRDIAVSNDGEWAAVASDELTVKIVKIEDMTKVKYLRDQSKGTKHVTFDPSGRYIAVSCTDGILYIYSLLAEEPELVQKLDGAIRRLEPEDEATSRVVWHPDGTAFAAAEATRDIAIFSTSEWKKEKVFSGGHNGDVTAISWSPNGALLATAGADGQVLLWETKTQKVLQRYDFPNVINLAWHPSNNSLSFTTSDGELFIYDGVVSNEQQPLLQKPLQAAPIFPGHLAEISDNVRRPLTNRPKESIERRAGTPDSLDDILGSDQGMEDFVDDDDGAGYAEGVNAFGKRTNQHLDEIDGHAEKRLLTSYSKPRIHPSLQPGSTPWRGNRRYLCLNLTGCVWTVDQETHNTVTVEFYDRELHRDFHFTDPYLYDRACLNEHGTLFSNNPTDGKPATIFYRPHETWTTRADWRTQLPRGELIRALALSDSYIVVVTTKDYVRVYTLFGTPFKVYRQKSPAVACVAWRDYVMTIGNGPVGSDGRTATLRYSVENVKRDEICQNEDVVALPEGAELQSVFFSDTGDPCIYDSEGVLLILQHWRNPGQARWVPLLDTTQMERVASGRKEETYWPVAVAQDKFHCIILKGGDKYPYFPRPLLSEFDFRIPISERPGKGVGKQGEGLAQSDDGKFEEAFIRGSVMLSLFQDLLGSTNATSTQRAELARKELELDKILLQMLAVECREGEERGMKALELVQMMKDRNGKMTEAAVKVAERYGRGVLEDKIRELAEKRYLGEGDDDELA, from the exons ATGGCGTCGGAAGCCATCCGTCCTAGGGGCAGACCAGCCCGTAAGtttgtatatatcttgaccTTCAGTATGGACGGTGTAGCTGATTTGGGAACAAATTTAGATACCCCCGGGACCACAGTGTTGGCATACACCCCGAACGGCCGTCGCATTATCACTGGTGGCTCTAACTCCGCGATTCGAATTTACACTGTTGGGCAAGATGGCGAACCAAAGACTGTTGACGAGGGCATTGATGGACACATGGGAATCGGTGCTACA AATGAGTCGTTCATCATGGGAGCGGAGGATGGTACCGTCTGGCAGTATGAGATTGAGTCTGGTCGAATGGAAAACTTGCTTGTTCGATGTGCGTTACCCGTGCGAGATATAGCGGTCTCAAATGATGGTGAATGGGCTGCAGTAGCAAGCGA TGAACTCACGGTGAAGATCGTCAAAATTGAGGATATGACCAAAGTTAAGTATCTTCGGGACCAATCTAAGGGGACGAAACATGTTACCTTCGACCCAAGTGGGCGGTATATTGCGGTATCGTGTACAGACGGTATATTGTACATCTATTCATTGCTCGCCGAGGAGCCGGAACTCGTACAGAAGCTTGATGGGGCTATCCGGAGGCTTGAGCCTGAGGACGAAGCGACATCGAGGGTCGTGTGGCATCCAGATGGGACGGCATttgcagctgcagaagccACCAGGGATATTGCAATTTTCTCCACGAGCGagtggaagaaggagaaggtcttctCTGGCGGCCACAATGGCGATGTTACAGCAATCAGCTGGTCCCCGAATGGCGCACTTCTGGCGACTGCTGGTGCGGATGGTCAAGTCTTGTTATGGGAAACTAAGACACAAAAGGTACTACAGAGATACGATTTTCCGAACGTCATTAATCTTGCCTGGCACCCTTCTAATAACTCTTTATCGTTCACAACGTCGGATGGAGAGCTATTCATATATGATGGGGTTGTCTCAAACGAACAGCAGCCGTTGCTCCAGAAGCCACTTCAGGCTGCGCCTATCTTTCCAGGGCATTTAGCAGAGATATCTGATAACGTGAGACGACCATTGACGAACAGGCCGAAGGAGTCTATCGAGCGGCGAGCAGGTACTCCTGACtctcttgatgatatccttggctCCGACCAGGGGATGGAGGattttgtcgatgatgatgatggcgcTGGATACGCGGAAGGCGTTAATGCATTTGGCAAGCGGACAAATCAACATTTGGACGAGATCGATGGCCATGCTGAGAAGCGGCTATTGACCTCTTACTCTAAACCTAGAATCCACCCATCGCTTCAGCCTGGCAGTACACCATGGCGAGGTAACAGACGGTATCTCT GCCTAAATCTGACGGGCTGTGTTTGGACCGTTGACCAAGAGACCCATAATACGGTGACTGTGGAATTTTACGATCGAGAACTCCACCGTGACTTCCACTTTACCGATCCGTACCTCTACGATCGCGCGTGTCTCA ATGAGCATGGaactctcttctccaacaaccCTACTGATGGTAAACCTGCCACAATATTCTATCGTCCCCATGAAACATGGACCACGCGAGCGGACTGGCGGACACAACTGCCCAGGGGAGAACTCATCAGAG CGTTGGCACTCAGTGATTCCTATATCGTCGTCGTAACGACAAAAGATTATGTCCGTGTTTATACATTATTTGGGACACCGTTCAAGGTGTACAGGCAGAAGAGCCCAGCGGTGGCATGCGTCGCATGGAGGGACTATGTTATGACTATTGGGAACGGGCCTGTAGGAAGCGACGGCCGCACAGCAACATTGCGGTATTCTGTCGAGAATGTGAAACGGGATGAAATTTGTCAAAATGAGGATGTGGTAGCACTTCCCGAAGGCGCAGAACTGCAGAGTGTTTTCTTCTCAGACACAGGG GACCCATGTATTTACGATTCTGAAGGTGTCCTTCTTATTCTGCAGCACTGGCGTAACCCTGGCCAAGCTCGCTGGGTTCCACTCCTCGATACCACGCAAATGGAGCGAGTTGCAAGCGGTCGCAAAGAGGAAACGTATTGGCCTGTTGCAGTTGCACAGGACAAGTTTCATTGTATCATTCTGAAAGGAGGCGATAAATACCCATACTTCCCTCGCCCATTGCTCAGTGAATTCGACTTCCGGATTCCAATATCTGAGAGGCCAGGAAAAGGAGTCGGgaaacaaggagaagggcttgcACAGAGTGATGATGGGAAATTTGAAGAAGCCTTCATTCGCGGCAGCGTTATGCTTTCACTCTTTCAGGATCTTCTAGGATCTACAAATGCCACGTCGACTCAGCGTGCCGAGTTGGCTAGGAAAGAGCTCGAATTGGATAAAATCCTCTTGCAAATGTTAGCTGTTGaatgccgagaaggagaagagcggGGCATGAAGGCTTTGGAGTTAGTCCAAATGATGAAGGATCGCAATGGCAAGATGACTGAGGCTGCCGTCAAGGTCGCAGAGCGATACGGCCGAGGCGTGCTAGAAGACAAGATCCGGGAGTTGGCGGAGAAAAGGTACTTGGGGGAAGGCGACGACGATGAACTAGCTTGA
- a CDS encoding cytochrome P450 (cytochrome P450) — protein MGKDGLSTDGLIQNAWSGSSELVWPLLATVLVLCCIATRIISGFQSRVDSKTEQPQSVKTLPYWFPWLGHSLSFVWDHVSFTEKSRDYMNASVFGSYMGGTKHNTIVSPSMIKSIMQSKATTSAPLVNRALKAFGDDLGSLRDLNTTDYQVFHHKLPNLLMREPFITEASETTIQLLKREVPNFVTFCRSVVDQTLWERGSDVEVVDDNGDKPACEANLFDLVRGFIGNITTTTLMGQAILEAFPSLLDDLWVLDNRFPLLAIGVPRWAPLPGVPAAYAARDRILNSLAAYQQAFLQWDDGIDPGVKFRDLEDVSEPLKQRIRTSKNLGLSPRSSAPGHLSLLWAMNVNSSNIAFWYLVRLYNDPTLLEEIRKEISPYVKAHRPSREETGFPFEEPPRISLNLKGLLDSCPLLKASFYETLRLDSADMSFRKLTSDLTITESNEDVTNSDRTKPHSYKVYKGESLILHHGVLQNDSRCFSNPSQFDPLRFIITDPETGEKKANMHTIHPFGGGMSGCKGRTFAERQLLAFTAAMIVMWDIEPMDGSHFTVPRHRQSSGAYLPKNDIRGKTLWNVNNHGVVVFIRGGRHYLAPPMADRDLSFCITCRIYIVQNIHI, from the exons atgggaaagGATGGATTATCTACTGATGGTCTGATACAAAATGCGTGGAGTGGCTCATCGGAGCTGGTATGGCCATTGTTGGCAACCGTTCTGGTCCTCTGCTGTATTGCCACGCGTATCATCAGTGGATTCCAGAGTCGTGTCGACAGTAAGACTGAACAACCGCAATCAGTGAAGACGCTGCCGTATTGGTTTCCGTGGCTGGGCCAtagtctttcttttgtatggGACCACGTAAGCTTCACTGAAAAATCCAG AGATTATATGAATGCATCTGTGTTTGGGAGCTACATGGGTGGCACAAAGCACAATACTATTGTGtcaccatccatgatcaaATCTATCATGCAATCCAAAGCCACAACATCAGCTCCTCTAGTCAACCGTGCGCTGAAGGCTTTTGGCGATGACTTGGGTTCACTGCGAGACCTGAATACTACTGACTATCAAGTGTTTCATCACAAGCTTCCCAATCTGCTCATGCGGGAACCGTTCATAACGGAAGCTTCCGAAACTACTATTCAACTTTTAAAACGCGAGGTTCCAAATTTCGTCACCTTCTGCCGGAGCGTAGTTGATCAAACGCTGTGGGAGCGTGGGAGCGATGTCGAAGTTGTCGATGACAACGGCGACAAGCCCGCTTGCGAGGCAAACCTGTTTGACCTTGTCAGGGGCTTCATCGGGAATATTACAACCACTACCCTAATGGGTCAAGCGATTCTGGAAGCCTTTCCTAGtttgcttgatgatctttgGGTACTGGACAATCGATTCCCCCTTCTAGCGATTGGTGTACCTCGTTGGGCACCACTTCCTGGTGTGCCTGCAGCGTATGCTGCTCGTGATCGGATACTGAACTCTCTTGCCGCCTACCAACAAGCATTTCTCCAGTGGGATGATGGGATAGACCCTGGTGTGAAATTCCGTGACCTCGAAGATGTTTCAGAGCCTTTGAAACAACGCATCCGGACGTCTAAGAACTTGGGGCTCTCACCAAGGTCCAGCGCACCCGGGCATCTGTCTTTGCTCTGGGCGATGAATGTTAACTCTTCAAACATCGCCTTTTGGTACCTTGTCCGTCTTTACAATGATCCCACCCTCCTAGAAGAAATTCGAAAAGAAATCTCTCCATACGTGAAAGCTCACAGGCCAAGTAGGGAGGAAACTGGCTTCCCTTTTGAAGAGCCACCCAGAATCTCTCTTAACCTCAAAGGCTTGCTGGACTCTTGCCCTCTATTGAAGGCTAGCTTCTACGAAACACTTCGTTTGGATTCAGCCGACATGTCATTCCGAAAACTCACATCTGACTTGACTATCACAGAGTCCAACGAAGACGTTACAAACAGTGATAGGACAAAGCCCCATAGTTATAAAGTCTACAAAGGCGAGAGTCTTATACTCCATCATGGAGTGCTGCAGAATGACTCTCGATGTTTCTCAAACCCCAGCCAGTTTGATCCACTGCGATTTATCATAACTGACCCGGAAACcggagaaaagaaggcaaaTATGCACACAATTCACCCATTTGGCGGTGGCATGTCTGGATGCAAGGGACGGACATTTGCGGAGAGGCAGCTTTTGGCTTTCACTGCCGCAATGATCGTCATGTGGGACATTGAACCGATGGATGGCAGTCACTTTACAGTCCCAAGGCATAGGCAATCTAGCGGCGCTTATTTGCCCAAAAATGACATTAGG GGAAAAACACTGTGGAACGTCAACAATCACGGAGTGG TGGTTTTCATAAGGGGAGGAAGACACTATCTCGCCCCGCCTATGGCTGACCGGGACCTAAGTTTTTGTATAACCTGCCGAATTTACATAGTCCAAAACATCCACATATAG
- the yme2 gene encoding putative RNA12 protein (predicted protein) encodes MDDGGNDVDSAEDGDPCDASCPLLMSPSKLASNCFNSASARSSRVNVRGCDTSFRWGRPPPSLFAAKSSLARLSSASHASYLETGHIDLKKNEGLLFINNIFPRKLQWVLEGSLRASRPYEEALKRIDRPHLAASDPLRIIRRVFPHELEVEIKEVVPRFREGGAFVKYTRNEGVKDTDIETAVKDHLEKHPIRPWFNPFQQVKVASVLGRPWIEDLYRIPSPRLRVEFLPGSANDLANDPTTESLYSLFRSYGKLRDIERQPSDSKILPRYAYVEFARPKFAVMAKNCMHGFTIAEKEGGGKFGTRLKINYERKIKLSMIKDWILSHPRIVIPAVAALIAAITVTVFDPIRTFFIKMKIKATLHVEENSVLGWIRKQVSKANIIGLGVVASDPRGLTAIWEDRQGDISQLQSWLTENTETFIIIHGPRGSGKRELVLDQALENYKYKVVIDCKQIQDARGDTAKIARAAGQVGYRPVFSWMNSISSFIDLAAQGMIGTKAGFSETLDAQLSNIWQSTATALKGVILDSRKKNDKDAHLTDEEYLEAHPELRPVVVIDNFLHNASEDNVVYEKITEWAAGLTSANIAHVIFLTTDVSFAKPLSKALPNSVFRTISLGDCSLEVGRRFVLNHLADEARTGDKPPRSEEYLEDLDSCIEILGGRVTDLEFMAHRIEAGETPNGAVNRIIEQSTSEILKMFILSTNTEAQWSHEQVWHLIKMLANSKEGSLPYNQVLLSDLFKENGEVALQALEQAELISVSSINGCPETVKPGKPVYRAVFKKLTENKTLSSRLDLEILSRLISKENKSIGKYEEELRLLGSLPKQPRELTSRIQWLLQKVYNSQNKISRYETESAFLQMILRRGH; translated from the exons ATGGATGACGGGGGTAATGATGTGGACTCTGCGGAGGACGGTGACCCTTGCGATGCCTCATGTCCTTTATTGATGTCTCCCTCCAAGCTGGCTAGCAATTGCTTCAACTCCGCATCTGCTCGTTCTTCGCGAGTTAATGTCCGTGGTTGCGAT ACATCCTTCCGCTGGGGGCGACCACCCCCGTCATTGTTTGCCGCAAAGTCCTCCCTCGCTCGCCTCAGTAGCGCATCACATGCTTCGTATCTCGAGACAGGACACATTGATTTGAAGAAAAATGAGGGATTACTGTTTATCAATA ATATTTTCCCCCGGAAACTGCAATGGGTCTTGGAAGGGTCTCTCCGCGCAAGTCGACCGTACGAAGAGGCCTTGAAACGAATCGACAGACCGCATCTCGCAGCGTCCGATCCCCTACGCATTATCCGTCGTGTCTTTCCCCATGAGCTAGAAGTTGAGATCAAAGAGGTCGTTCCGCGCTTCAGAGAAGGCGGTGCATTTGTGAAATACACTCGCAACGAGGGGGTAAAAGACACTGATATCGAGACGGCTGTCAAGGATCATCTCGAGAAACACCCTATTCGACCTTGGTTCAATCCTTTCCAGCAGGTCAAGGTTGCCAGTGTCCTTGGAAGACCATGGATAGAGGATTTATATCGCATACCGAGCCCTCGGCTGAGAGTTGAGTTCCTGCCGGGCAGCGCCAATGATTTAGCAAATGATCCTACTACGGAATCTTTGTACTCACTGTTCCGCAGCTATGGGAAACTGAGAGACATTGAAAGGCAACCGTCGGATTCCAAGATCCTACCAAGGTACGCCTACGTAGAATTTGCTCGTCCCAAGTTCGCGGTTATGGCGAAAAACTGCATGCACGGATTCACAAtcgcagagaaagaaggtggcggGAAATTTGGCACAAGGTTGAAGATTAACTATGAACGGAAGATCAAATTGTCAATGATTAAGGACTGGATCTTGAGCCATCCAAGAATAGTAATCCCTGCCGTCGCTGCACTTATCGCGGCCATCACTGTGACTGTTTTTGACCCCATTCGCACCTTCTTtatcaagatgaagataaagGCAACGCTTCATGTCGAAGAGAACAGTGTTCTGGGATGGATTCGCAAGCAGGTTAGTAAGGCCAACATCATCGGCTTGGGTGTTGTGGCGTCTGATCCTCGTGGGCTCACCGCGATTTGGGAGGATCGTCAAGGGGATATTTCTCAGCTGCAGTCTTGGCTTACGGAGAATACGGagaccttcatcatcatacaCGGTCCTCGAGGTTCTGGGAAACGGGAACTTGTGTTGGACCAAGCTCTTGAGAACTACAAATACAAGGTGGTCATTGATTGCAAGCAGATACAGGACGCCAGGGGCGACACTGCAAAAATTGCACGAGCAGCTGGCCAAGTAGGCTACCGGCCGGTTTTCTCCTGGATGAACAGCATTAGCAGCTTCATCGATCTAGCTGCACAGGGCATGATTGGTACCAAAGCCGGGTTCTCCGAAACATTGGATGCGCAACTCAGCAATATCTGGCAGAGCACTGCCACTGCTCTGAAGGGAGTCATCTTAGATAGCAGGAAAAAGAACGATAAGGATGCGCACCTCACAGACGAGGAGTATCTGGAAGCTCATCCTGAGCTCCGGCCAGTGGTGGTCATTGATAATTTCCTTCACAATGCTTCCGAGGACAACGTCGTATATGAAAAGATCACCGAATGGGCCGCTGGATTAACAAGCGCCAATATTGCACACGTTATCTTCCTAACTACCGATGTTTCCTTTGCTAAACCTTTAAGCAAGGCTCTGCCGAATTCGGTCTTTCGAACAATTTCCTTGGGTGATTGCTCCCTTGAAGTCGGCAGGAGGTTTGTACTCAACCATTTGGCCGATGAAGCAAGAACGGGAGATAAGCCACCCAGAAGTGAAGAATATTTGGAAGACCTGGACAGTTGTATTGAAATATTGGGAGGCCGGGTGACTGATCTTGAATTCATGGCACATCGTATAGAAGCGGGAGAAACTCCCAATG GCGCGGTCAACCGCATCATAGAGCAGTCGACATCTGAGATACTCAAGATGTTTATCTTGAGTACGAATACTGAAGCCCAATGGAGCCACGAGCAGGTCTGGCATTTGATCAAGATGCTGGCGAATAGCAAGGAAGGTAGTCTGCCATACAACCAAGTCCTTCTCTCAGACCTTTTCAAGGAAAACGGCGAGGTTGcccttcaagctcttgaGCAGGCAGAACTCATCTCTGTCAGTTCTATCAACGGCTGCCCAGAGACGGTCAAGCCTGGCAAGCCGGTTTATCGAGCTGTCTTTAAAAAGCTAACCGAGAATAAGACTCTCAGTAGTCGACTGGACCTCGAGATTTTGTCACGGCTGATCAGTAAGGAGAATAAAAGCATTGGAAAATATGAAGAGGAGCTGCGTTTGCTTGGATCACTGCCAAAACAGCCCCGAGAGCTAACTTCAAGAATTCAGTGGCTCTTACAGAAAGTATATAATTCGCAAAACAAGATTAGCAGGTACGAGACTGAGAGTGCGTTCCTCCAGATGATCCTCCGTAGGGGACACTGA